The following proteins are encoded in a genomic region of Montipora foliosa isolate CH-2021 chromosome 8, ASM3666993v2, whole genome shotgun sequence:
- the LOC137967847 gene encoding uncharacterized protein isoform X1: MSDAQKIGNVKLERYCIMEQKDNTLICKIRFPVSGKFKHVLFGRSEDTEVDASTYFELCAFIIHCDKPAEDAKALPENTRQEWGPGRDLAKAGIVPITHQDAVIEAEEGSAELRFKTTKSVDIIHSLHSETKSKEDLQANVVHFKEDDELVIRIQAPEDGDFALNLFSKDSQRGKSLCSYVICSKNTPPNIQGFATVSGGQIGVVGDNCLEIKLISHKSPIIECSQNGCERLLFRTSKPCEVHPKLELATENGNVTKDDFVWPQYNDNNMEISFKINFPEPGRYVFKLYAMETAKDGDNLALTYICSMIVKSQKHGCVPFPTRCISWGRQCKLVEPFNGFIPAESIVRFDLDVPHADQVAVFGGDIGITRLTKSKFGTWNGDVKTGEGNHELQVKAGVKKGSSSTFTPLLKYQVKETEELKREKELRRERQEISRREEEAKQEMMMKEAEEAKNELQAASKSGDAKALRNEIRKVENSNVAFLLTKEIEEAKDLLQSIERIHALKEAVLKLDRKTMVELRKYSKPPKIVLHVMKATLVLLGHEITLVTTWPDCQKRLVTIGGRGLFRRVKTFDINSINRDISSQVLVLIGRYRREQVAFVSDVADVFYCWTIGMVQEFHNANPTVNTRG; encoded by the exons ATGTCTGACGCACAGAAAATTGGAAACGTGAAACTTGAAAGGTACTGCATCATGGAACAAAAGGATAACACCTTAATCTGCAAGATTCGATTTCCAGTTTCTGGCAAGTTCAAACATGTCTTATTTGGAAGAAGTGAAGACACTGAAGTTGACGCATCAACCTATTTTGAGTTGTGTGCATTCATTATCCACTGCGACAAGCCCGCAGAGGACGCTAAAGCGCTCCCTGAAAATACTCGACAAGAGTGGGGCCCTGGAAGAGACTTAGCTAAGGCTGGCATTGTACCAATTACACATCAGGATGCGGTGATTGAGGCTGAAGAGGGTTCAGCGGAGCTTCGCTTTAAAACAACGAAGTCAGTGGATATAATACACAGTCTTCATAGCgaaaccaaaagcaaagaggaccTGCAAGCAAATGTCGTCCACTTCAAAGAAGATGATGAACTGGTGATAAGGATCCAGGCACCCGAAGACGGAGATTTTGCTTTGAATCTATTTAGCAAAGACAGTCAACGTGGAAAATCACTTTGCAGCTATGTCATTTGCAGCAAGAACACCCCTCCAAACATTCAAGGATTCGCTACTGTTTCCGGTGGTCAAATCGGTGTCGTGGGCGATAACTGCTTGGAAATAAAACTAATTTCACACAAATCCCCAATAATCGAATGCTCCCAGAATGGATGTGAGAGGCTTTTATTCAGAACATCAAAGCCGTGTGAAGTTCACCCAAAGTTAGAGCTCGCGACAGAAAACGGAAATGTTACAAAAGACGACTTCGTGTGGCCTCAATATAATGACAACAACATGgaaatctcttttaaaatcAACTTCCCTGAACCAGGAAGATATGTTTTCAAATTGTATGCTATGGAAACGGCAAAGGATGGCGACAACCTTGCCCTGACTTATATTTGTTCGATGATCGTTAAATCACAAAAGCATGGTTGCGTTCCCTTTCCCACGAGATGCATCTCTTGGGGAAGACAATGTAAACTTGTGGAGCCTTTCAATGGGTTCATTCCTGCAGAGTCCATAGTACGCTTTGACCTTGACGTTCCTCATGCTGATCAAGTTGCAGTGTTTGGGGGTGACATCGGTATCACAAGGCTGACTAAGAGTAAGTTTGGAACGTGGAATGGAGATGTGAAAACCGGGGAAGGGAATCATGAACTGCAAGTGAAAGCAGGTGTTAAGAAAGGCAGCTCCAGTACATTCACCCCTTTACTCAAGTATCAG gtcaaagaaacCGAAGAATTGAAGAGGGAAAAAGAACTGCGACGCGAGAGGCAAGAAATTTCCAGGAGGGAAGAAGAAGCGAAGCAGGAGATGATGATGAAAGAGGCtgaagaagcaaaaaatg AACTACAAGCAGCTTCAAAGAGCGGAGATGCAAAGGCCTTACGAAATGAAATTCGAAAAGTTGAAAACTCAAACGTCGCTTTTTTGCTAACAAAGGAAATAGAAGAAGCAAAAGATCTGCTACAATCCATTGAACGAATTCACGCTCTGAAAGAAGCTGTCCTAAAGTTGGACCGAAAGACAATGGTAGAACTGAGAAAATATTCCAAACCACCTAAGATTGTGCTTCACGTGATGAAAGCCACTCTAGTTCTGTTGGGCCACGAAATAACCTTGGTTACG ACATGGCCTGATTGCCAGAAACGCCTTGTAACCATTGGTGGACGAGGTTTGTTCAGACGTGTAAAGACCTTTGATATAAATTCTATCAACCGCGATATATCATCCCAGGTACTGGTTCTGATTGGTCGCTACCGACGCGAACAAGTGGCATTTGTCAGTGATGTCGCGGACGTTTTTTATTGTTGG ACTATTGGAATGGTTCAAGAATTCCACAATGCAAATCCCACCGTGAATACCAGAGGTTGA
- the LOC137967847 gene encoding uncharacterized protein isoform X2 → MSDAQKIGNVKLERYCIMEQKDNTLICKIRFPVSGKFKHVLFGRSEDTEVDASTYFELCAFIIHCDKPAEDAKALPENTRQEWGPGRDLAKAGIVPITHQDAVIEAEEGSAELRFKTTKSVDIIHSLHSETKSKEDLQANVVHFKEDDELVIRIQAPEDGDFALNLFSKDSQRGKSLCSYVICSKNTPPNIQGFATVSGGQIGVVGDNCLEIKLISHKSPIIECSQNGCERLLFRTSKPCEVHPKLELATENGNVTKDDFVWPQYNDNNMEISFKINFPEPGRYVFKLYAMETAKDGDNLALTYICSMIVKSQKHGCVPFPTRCISWGRQCKLVEPFNGFIPAESIVRFDLDVPHADQVAVFGGDIGITRLTKSKFGTWNGDVKTGEGNHELQVKAGVKKGSSSTFTPLLKYQVKETEELKREKELRRERQEISRREEEAKQEMMMKEAEEAKNELQAASKSGDAKALRNEIRKVENSNVAFLLTKEIEEAKDLLQSIERIHALKEAVLKLDRKTMVELRKYSKPPKIVLHVMKATLVLLGHEITLVTTIGMVQEFHNANPTVNTRG, encoded by the exons ATGTCTGACGCACAGAAAATTGGAAACGTGAAACTTGAAAGGTACTGCATCATGGAACAAAAGGATAACACCTTAATCTGCAAGATTCGATTTCCAGTTTCTGGCAAGTTCAAACATGTCTTATTTGGAAGAAGTGAAGACACTGAAGTTGACGCATCAACCTATTTTGAGTTGTGTGCATTCATTATCCACTGCGACAAGCCCGCAGAGGACGCTAAAGCGCTCCCTGAAAATACTCGACAAGAGTGGGGCCCTGGAAGAGACTTAGCTAAGGCTGGCATTGTACCAATTACACATCAGGATGCGGTGATTGAGGCTGAAGAGGGTTCAGCGGAGCTTCGCTTTAAAACAACGAAGTCAGTGGATATAATACACAGTCTTCATAGCgaaaccaaaagcaaagaggaccTGCAAGCAAATGTCGTCCACTTCAAAGAAGATGATGAACTGGTGATAAGGATCCAGGCACCCGAAGACGGAGATTTTGCTTTGAATCTATTTAGCAAAGACAGTCAACGTGGAAAATCACTTTGCAGCTATGTCATTTGCAGCAAGAACACCCCTCCAAACATTCAAGGATTCGCTACTGTTTCCGGTGGTCAAATCGGTGTCGTGGGCGATAACTGCTTGGAAATAAAACTAATTTCACACAAATCCCCAATAATCGAATGCTCCCAGAATGGATGTGAGAGGCTTTTATTCAGAACATCAAAGCCGTGTGAAGTTCACCCAAAGTTAGAGCTCGCGACAGAAAACGGAAATGTTACAAAAGACGACTTCGTGTGGCCTCAATATAATGACAACAACATGgaaatctcttttaaaatcAACTTCCCTGAACCAGGAAGATATGTTTTCAAATTGTATGCTATGGAAACGGCAAAGGATGGCGACAACCTTGCCCTGACTTATATTTGTTCGATGATCGTTAAATCACAAAAGCATGGTTGCGTTCCCTTTCCCACGAGATGCATCTCTTGGGGAAGACAATGTAAACTTGTGGAGCCTTTCAATGGGTTCATTCCTGCAGAGTCCATAGTACGCTTTGACCTTGACGTTCCTCATGCTGATCAAGTTGCAGTGTTTGGGGGTGACATCGGTATCACAAGGCTGACTAAGAGTAAGTTTGGAACGTGGAATGGAGATGTGAAAACCGGGGAAGGGAATCATGAACTGCAAGTGAAAGCAGGTGTTAAGAAAGGCAGCTCCAGTACATTCACCCCTTTACTCAAGTATCAG gtcaaagaaacCGAAGAATTGAAGAGGGAAAAAGAACTGCGACGCGAGAGGCAAGAAATTTCCAGGAGGGAAGAAGAAGCGAAGCAGGAGATGATGATGAAAGAGGCtgaagaagcaaaaaatg AACTACAAGCAGCTTCAAAGAGCGGAGATGCAAAGGCCTTACGAAATGAAATTCGAAAAGTTGAAAACTCAAACGTCGCTTTTTTGCTAACAAAGGAAATAGAAGAAGCAAAAGATCTGCTACAATCCATTGAACGAATTCACGCTCTGAAAGAAGCTGTCCTAAAGTTGGACCGAAAGACAATGGTAGAACTGAGAAAATATTCCAAACCACCTAAGATTGTGCTTCACGTGATGAAAGCCACTCTAGTTCTGTTGGGCCACGAAATAACCTTGGTTACG ACTATTGGAATGGTTCAAGAATTCCACAATGCAAATCCCACCGTGAATACCAGAGGTTGA